The Caulifigura coniformis genome includes a region encoding these proteins:
- a CDS encoding recombinase family protein has protein sequence MKQFVALARVSSREQEREGFSLDVQVEALRRYATLHNGTIVRLFKIAETASKRDERKTFREMIAFAKKHCASLDGLLFYKVDRASRNLFDYVELERLESEYDVPFISVTQQTENNPAGRMMRRTLANMASFFTEQMAVDISQGISRRVQEGLFPGKAPYGYRNTRCNGRRVVEVDPDAAAKVRRIFQLYAYENRTLEGVVAQLAIDGIEYRPGVSRFSRTTIHNILNDRSYIGDIQFRGGWHPGKHEPIVDRTTWDRVHALISSGNHQSHTMTYAAEFMQCGCCGHQITGEAKVKKTKAGERTYVYYRCSRYNMSGHPRTRVTETDLDRQMLAIFDRMRIEDDDVRDWFRAVLVSQTKDRQRDSRVQRAELSRQEALLVAQQDRLLNLRIEDQIEEPTFLRKQTELRDRLASIKLQTDVLDRSHDETADLAVKVFELSQTLREKWLTADYAVKRRILEIVCLNCTLIDATLCPTIRKPFDVLVEGFSVPFSGGGGN, from the coding sequence ATGAAACAGTTCGTCGCCCTGGCACGGGTCAGCAGCCGGGAACAGGAACGCGAGGGCTTCAGTCTGGATGTGCAGGTAGAAGCGCTGAGACGCTATGCCACTCTGCACAATGGGACGATCGTCCGCCTCTTCAAGATCGCCGAGACGGCGAGCAAGCGAGATGAGCGGAAGACGTTTCGCGAAATGATCGCCTTCGCGAAAAAGCATTGTGCCTCGCTCGACGGCCTGTTGTTCTACAAGGTCGACCGAGCCTCACGAAACCTGTTCGATTACGTCGAACTGGAACGTCTCGAATCGGAATACGACGTCCCGTTCATTTCGGTGACGCAGCAGACCGAGAACAATCCGGCCGGACGGATGATGCGTCGCACGCTCGCCAACATGGCGAGCTTCTTCACCGAGCAGATGGCGGTTGACATCAGCCAGGGAATCAGTCGCCGCGTGCAGGAAGGGCTGTTTCCAGGAAAAGCTCCCTACGGCTACCGGAATACTCGCTGTAACGGTCGGCGGGTCGTTGAAGTTGATCCCGACGCGGCAGCGAAAGTCCGTCGCATCTTTCAACTGTATGCCTACGAGAACAGGACACTCGAAGGCGTCGTCGCCCAACTGGCCATAGATGGCATCGAGTATCGTCCGGGCGTCTCGCGGTTTAGCCGCACGACCATTCATAACATCCTGAACGATCGCAGCTACATCGGCGATATTCAGTTCCGGGGCGGTTGGCATCCCGGAAAGCATGAACCGATTGTCGACCGGACGACCTGGGATCGCGTCCATGCATTGATCAGTAGCGGCAATCACCAGTCACACACGATGACCTACGCCGCCGAGTTCATGCAGTGCGGCTGCTGTGGACATCAGATCACCGGGGAAGCAAAGGTCAAAAAGACGAAGGCCGGAGAGCGAACGTACGTCTACTACCGCTGTTCGCGGTACAACATGTCAGGCCATCCACGGACGCGGGTCACAGAGACCGACCTCGACCGACAGATGCTGGCGATCTTCGATCGCATGCGGATCGAAGACGACGACGTGCGGGACTGGTTCCGGGCAGTTCTGGTATCGCAGACGAAAGATCGGCAGCGAGACTCCCGTGTCCAACGGGCCGAATTGTCGCGGCAGGAGGCACTGTTGGTCGCTCAGCAGGATCGACTGCTCAACCTACGGATCGAAGACCAAATTGAAGAGCCGACGTTTCTGCGGAAGCAGACGGAACTGCGGGACCGCCTGGCCTCAATCAAGCTGCAGACTGACGTCCTGGACCGCTCGCATGACGAAACGGCGGACCTGGCGGTGAAGGTGTTTGAACTTTCGCAAACGCTGCGGGAAAAGTGGCTTACGGCGGATTACGCGGTGAAGCGGCGGATCCTCGAAATCGTCTGTTTGAACTGCACACTCATCGACGCAACTCTTTGTCCAACAATAAGAAAACCCTTCGACGTGCTCGTCGAAGGGTTTTCCGTTCCGTTCAGTGGAGGCGGCGGGAATTGA
- a CDS encoding manganese efflux pump MntP, translating into MGSIETGLMAIGVSFDVFALALTVGMSHPKWSPSDIGKAVLAMTLPTTLVLVAAHVAGHQLLVDSTMARCWLAPLALAWIGCAMIVGTTASDDITVSRPMPRDAIPLILMGLAASLDAGAAGLAMGCQGTSMLAGTACLGAATAGLAVTGLWAGITVQQVSPRCAEIVGGTLLVGLAEYCCLG; encoded by the coding sequence ATGGGATCGATTGAAACGGGCCTGATGGCGATTGGCGTTTCGTTCGACGTGTTCGCCCTGGCCCTGACGGTCGGAATGTCCCATCCGAAGTGGTCTCCCAGTGACATCGGCAAAGCGGTCCTCGCGATGACGCTGCCGACGACACTCGTCCTGGTTGCCGCCCATGTGGCAGGGCATCAACTGCTCGTCGATTCCACGATGGCAAGATGTTGGCTGGCCCCGTTGGCCCTGGCCTGGATCGGCTGTGCGATGATCGTGGGGACAACAGCTTCGGACGACATCACGGTCTCACGGCCCATGCCGCGGGACGCGATCCCGCTGATCCTGATGGGCTTGGCCGCCAGTCTCGATGCAGGAGCGGCCGGACTGGCGATGGGATGTCAGGGAACGTCGATGCTGGCTGGAACAGCCTGCCTTGGCGCGGCCACGGCCGGTCTGGCCGTCACCGGTCTCTGGGCCGGCATCACCGTTCAACAGGTCTCGCCCCGTTGTGCCGAGATCGTCGGCGGAACGCTGCTCGTCGGCCTGGCCGAGTATTGCTGCTTGGGATAG
- a CDS encoding type IV secretory system conjugative DNA transfer family protein, translating to MSPQYVPPDLLDDLPRGRSAEHVGTPPHSYFESPKNLAATESLRFDPTNPHSKLFLGVVDGQVQEGERLPDGRPTRYVTGGIPIGIGDDRHHVLAGGSRGNKGRASIIPILLTLPASTSAFILDPKGELARFTAQYRADVLGQEVVVLDPFDVSGPGTRRFRGALNVIRQLQRSDRRTFVPNARLIADSLIVSGDFKDRHWDECGKQILAGLCGHVATFDRYEGVRDLVTVWHLAAELATRDPDDPQRYWLEKELLANDAAGGMIRNAAKAFYDRTGGEFSSVLSNLRKHLDFLGIECMRDCLTGDGIDPRNVKRKSVALYSAIPAMRQHDLSGWQRLIFQQIAAAHEEETQQYGAATVAILEEMHTLGHLSILESAAAQFAGFGLKLFCVLQDLGQLQSRYPKSWETFIGNAGCLQVFSLNDQTTQEYVSKRLGETPTITRSTNTPGFDQATQQAATGESWSLGVHRLLNAEEVGRFFAREDKKLRQLILRPGYRPAILQRAFYDQHELFRGRVHE from the coding sequence ATGTCTCCGCAGTACGTCCCTCCCGACTTGCTCGACGATCTGCCCCGCGGCCGGAGCGCCGAGCATGTCGGGACGCCTCCGCACTCGTACTTCGAGTCGCCCAAGAACCTGGCGGCCACCGAGTCCCTGCGGTTCGATCCCACCAATCCTCACTCAAAACTGTTCCTGGGCGTCGTCGACGGACAGGTGCAGGAGGGGGAGCGGCTGCCGGATGGCCGTCCGACCCGGTATGTGACCGGAGGCATTCCGATCGGAATCGGGGACGACCGGCACCACGTGCTGGCTGGGGGCTCGCGTGGAAATAAAGGTCGAGCCTCGATCATTCCCATTTTGTTGACCCTCCCGGCGTCCACCTCGGCCTTCATTCTCGATCCGAAAGGAGAACTCGCCAGATTCACGGCCCAGTATCGGGCGGACGTTCTGGGCCAGGAGGTGGTGGTCCTCGACCCGTTCGACGTCTCCGGACCGGGCACCCGGCGGTTCCGGGGCGCGTTGAACGTCATCCGCCAGTTGCAGCGTTCGGATCGACGGACGTTTGTTCCGAACGCCCGGTTGATTGCCGACTCGTTGATCGTCTCGGGGGACTTCAAGGACCGGCACTGGGACGAGTGCGGGAAACAGATCCTGGCAGGCCTGTGCGGACACGTGGCCACGTTCGACCGATACGAAGGTGTCCGCGATCTCGTCACGGTCTGGCATCTGGCCGCCGAACTGGCGACCCGCGATCCCGACGATCCGCAGCGGTACTGGCTGGAAAAGGAACTCCTGGCCAATGACGCCGCGGGCGGCATGATCCGCAACGCGGCGAAGGCCTTCTATGACCGAACGGGTGGAGAGTTTTCAAGCGTCCTTTCGAACCTCCGAAAACATCTCGACTTCCTGGGGATCGAATGCATGCGGGACTGCCTGACCGGGGACGGCATCGACCCGCGGAACGTGAAACGAAAGTCCGTGGCGCTCTACAGCGCCATTCCGGCGATGCGCCAGCACGACCTGAGCGGCTGGCAACGGCTGATCTTCCAACAGATTGCCGCGGCTCATGAAGAAGAGACTCAGCAATACGGCGCGGCGACGGTCGCGATTCTGGAGGAAATGCACACCCTCGGACATCTTTCCATTTTGGAGTCGGCGGCCGCACAGTTCGCGGGCTTTGGCCTGAAGCTGTTCTGCGTTCTGCAGGATCTGGGCCAGTTGCAGAGCCGGTACCCCAAGTCGTGGGAAACCTTCATCGGCAACGCGGGCTGCCTGCAGGTGTTCAGCCTCAACGATCAAACCACGCAGGAGTATGTCTCCAAACGGCTGGGCGAGACACCCACGATCACCCGCTCGACCAACACACCCGGTTTCGATCAGGCGACCCAGCAGGCCGCAACGGGCGAGTCGTGGTCCCTCGGAGTTCATCGGCTCCTCAACGCGGAAGAGGTGGGCCGGTTCTTCGCGCGGGAGGACAAGAAGCTGCGGCAGTTGATTCTCAGGCCCGGCTATCGGCCCGCCATCCTGCAGCGGGCGTTCTACGACCAGCACGAACTCTTTCGGGGGCGCGTTCATGAGTAG
- a CDS encoding replication initiator protein A, protein MSNHVPSPSSRSPLLPERHPTLDFFVVDVFDAAPKGDMASMEHPIFSLSTKPDRRVRHYEHNGKFIEVKPAVEGLATVHDRDVLIYCISHLMAAINDGKAVSPVIRFKAHDLLKATNRMTNGQAYQALKAAFERLSGTRISTNIVTGGLEEFETFGIIERARIVRETRDGRMQEVEVKLSDWVFNAIQSHEVLTLHRDYFRLRRPIERRLYEIARKHCGRKSEWRISLDLLRKKCGSGSTLKEFKRLVSKVVEDDARNSHMPDYRVRLEEGADGELVLFENRGSMPSLAPASDVRVPLLDPDTYHDARLEAPGWDVYELEREWRSWLAMSGAEPPRNADAAFIGFCRKRCA, encoded by the coding sequence ATGTCGAATCACGTCCCGTCCCCGTCCTCACGATCTCCCTTATTGCCCGAACGCCATCCAACGCTCGATTTCTTCGTGGTGGACGTGTTCGACGCGGCTCCGAAGGGGGACATGGCGTCGATGGAGCATCCGATCTTCTCGCTCTCAACGAAACCCGATCGCCGGGTGCGGCACTACGAACACAACGGCAAGTTCATCGAGGTCAAACCGGCCGTCGAAGGTCTGGCGACCGTTCACGATCGTGATGTGCTGATTTACTGCATCTCCCACCTCATGGCGGCGATCAATGACGGCAAGGCGGTCTCGCCGGTCATCCGCTTCAAAGCCCATGATCTGCTCAAGGCGACGAACCGGATGACGAACGGCCAGGCCTACCAGGCCTTGAAGGCCGCCTTTGAACGTCTGTCCGGAACGCGGATCAGCACCAACATCGTCACGGGAGGCCTGGAAGAGTTCGAGACGTTCGGGATCATCGAACGCGCCCGGATCGTCCGCGAGACCCGCGACGGCCGGATGCAGGAAGTCGAAGTCAAACTCTCAGACTGGGTATTCAACGCCATCCAGTCCCACGAAGTCCTGACGCTGCACCGTGATTATTTCCGGCTTCGACGTCCCATCGAACGCCGCCTGTACGAGATTGCGAGGAAGCACTGCGGCCGCAAATCCGAGTGGCGGATCTCACTCGACCTGCTTCGCAAGAAATGCGGTTCCGGTTCCACGTTGAAGGAATTCAAGCGCCTCGTGAGCAAGGTCGTCGAGGACGACGCGAGGAACAGCCACATGCCGGACTACCGCGTCCGGCTGGAGGAGGGGGCTGACGGGGAACTCGTGCTCTTCGAGAACCGCGGCAGTATGCCGTCACTCGCTCCCGCGTCTGACGTCAGGGTCCCGCTGCTTGATCCGGACACCTATCACGATGCTCGTCTCGAAGCGCCCGGCTGGGACGTGTACGAGCTCGAACGGGAATGGCGGTCGTGGCTGGCCATGTCGGGGGCCGAGCCCCCACGAAACGCTGATGCCGCGTTTATAGGATTCTGTCGGAAGCGATGTGCGTAG
- a CDS encoding efflux RND transporter periplasmic adaptor subunit, translated as MSVRKYPGFIRSRSRFRFFTSEGVQRAVVHRNSLFTFLVLVTVVESGCGPANSYQAPPPPDVQVALPLQQPVTSYVEQTGTAQASARVELRARVNGFLQERKFEDGDLVKAGQLLFVIDEEPFRVKLQYALAKEREASANLQKAKQSKAREIARAQVELRQSEVQLATKNHSRHSDLLAQKATAQQEFDQVAAALQVADAQLLATQAELEQATVNFDANILGAEAALELAKSEVRTAELDLGYCRVTAPISGRIDRRAFDIGNYITADSSTPLAAIVKTDPIYAYAAINENELLRIQSRYMGGGKEQSIPVMMAIGEDRTFTMTGKVDYISPTVQTGTGTVQVRGVFENAGVLPGMFIRLRIPSEEHADAILVSERSLAYDQTGAYVYVVNADDTVERRLVIPGDLLDSHRVVKGELTAGDRVVVDGLLKVRPGMKVNPKLAGKAERPPTAPSVTTRRVLPEQETDAVAASSTN; from the coding sequence ATGTCGGTCCGCAAATATCCGGGTTTCATCCGCTCGCGATCCAGATTTCGCTTCTTCACTTCGGAAGGTGTTCAACGGGCAGTAGTTCATCGCAATTCGCTCTTCACGTTCCTGGTTCTCGTCACGGTTGTGGAGTCAGGGTGCGGTCCTGCGAATAGCTACCAGGCCCCTCCGCCCCCAGATGTCCAAGTCGCCCTGCCGCTTCAGCAGCCCGTCACGAGCTATGTCGAGCAAACGGGAACAGCACAGGCCTCCGCGCGAGTCGAGCTGCGCGCACGCGTCAACGGTTTTCTGCAAGAACGGAAGTTCGAGGATGGAGATCTTGTCAAAGCGGGGCAACTCCTGTTTGTCATCGATGAGGAACCATTCAGGGTGAAGCTGCAGTACGCACTCGCAAAGGAACGCGAAGCGAGCGCCAACCTGCAAAAGGCCAAACAGTCGAAGGCCCGCGAGATCGCTCGTGCTCAGGTCGAACTGCGACAATCGGAAGTTCAGTTGGCCACCAAGAATCACAGCCGTCACTCCGACCTGCTGGCTCAGAAGGCGACAGCGCAACAGGAGTTTGATCAGGTCGCGGCCGCACTCCAGGTTGCAGATGCGCAGTTGCTCGCCACACAGGCAGAACTCGAACAAGCCACCGTCAATTTCGACGCCAACATTCTTGGGGCCGAGGCAGCCCTTGAACTGGCGAAGTCCGAGGTCCGAACCGCGGAACTGGACCTTGGTTATTGCCGAGTCACTGCGCCGATCAGCGGTCGGATCGACCGCCGTGCATTCGATATCGGGAACTACATTACGGCCGATAGCTCGACGCCACTGGCAGCCATCGTCAAGACCGATCCGATCTACGCGTACGCGGCCATCAACGAAAACGAACTTCTACGAATTCAGTCTCGGTATATGGGTGGCGGAAAGGAGCAGTCGATTCCCGTCATGATGGCCATCGGCGAGGACCGGACGTTCACCATGACCGGGAAGGTCGACTACATCTCTCCTACGGTGCAGACCGGCACTGGAACAGTCCAGGTCCGAGGTGTCTTCGAGAACGCGGGTGTCCTGCCGGGGATGTTCATCCGACTCCGAATCCCATCGGAAGAACACGCCGACGCCATTCTCGTATCGGAACGGTCACTCGCCTACGACCAGACGGGCGCCTACGTGTACGTGGTCAACGCCGACGACACTGTTGAACGACGGCTGGTGATCCCCGGCGACCTCCTCGACTCTCACCGGGTCGTGAAAGGCGAATTGACAGCCGGCGATCGAGTTGTCGTCGATGGTCTGCTCAAAGTTCGACCCGGAATGAAGGTCAATCCGAAGTTGGCCGGCAAGGCTGAGAGACCGCCGACTGCACCGTCAGTCACTACTCGGCGAGTGCTTCCCGAACAAGAGACGGATGCGGTCGCCGCGTCCTCCACCAACTGA
- a CDS encoding serine/threonine protein kinase has translation MKRFNQLLRLGEQPVLEEFVDELPSYCRKHRDAYVRALLTAEMSHLTLMAEGAFPTRHDVIQLHRGMADEITSSVYQAIRDDAEDAPLMLGRYQVEKTVSRGAQGWVAKAFPLPFGRPVALKIYHDSVPVTSIAVEAEALSVLSHDLIVRHIEFGESLGYHYLALEYCEYPRLSQTYSESTPSAADIYRISEQTCLAVQHCHERGVFHADLKPDNILASREGHFKLIDFGLSHVLQGLLSGTSKRCDYSGTFEYMPPEKAARREAIDLKSADLFGIGGIMLWLLTQEAPFAGHRLPGDRDENARRRAIEGGLHSDVVDLARKRLPGLADLTLRLLAKDPAGRPATLSEVLGELHSLRERECPQPRGPAGPTLPATVSRVDAPASGAAETRFRRLQLQTFRFTLSIATEDWNQIYRPIDEERRPLRRVSHVTKALKQGTPLIALEMGAVVLRAPIDCTFAARDQMEEQSFVILGIADSSVPSEIKQMIEHPEICSRMDFKVTLDQWISELESTVEQQLTELSARHDTSLRKYAAKAARRRAKFYHLQWFQRSRGTLRVVSTAILTFVVFIWLGLQVDIVDDPEQRRDVWQELSVAVMATLMLAAGLIYIGLGQLFQLYDDSRTYWPPRDHPFHRKESVDRRPK, from the coding sequence GTGAAACGGTTCAACCAACTCCTCCGTCTGGGCGAACAGCCAGTTCTGGAAGAGTTTGTCGATGAACTGCCGTCGTATTGTAGAAAGCACCGCGATGCCTACGTAAGGGCGCTGCTGACGGCGGAGATGTCGCATCTCACGTTGATGGCGGAAGGGGCGTTTCCCACGCGGCACGACGTCATTCAGCTGCATCGCGGTATGGCTGACGAAATCACTTCGTCGGTCTACCAGGCGATCCGCGACGATGCCGAAGACGCGCCGTTAATGCTCGGTCGCTACCAGGTCGAAAAGACCGTGTCGCGGGGTGCTCAAGGCTGGGTCGCGAAGGCGTTCCCGCTTCCCTTTGGTCGTCCTGTGGCACTGAAAATCTACCATGACTCAGTACCGGTGACGTCGATTGCCGTTGAGGCGGAAGCACTGTCCGTGCTCAGCCACGATCTGATTGTCCGGCACATCGAGTTCGGGGAGTCTCTCGGCTATCACTACTTGGCGCTTGAATACTGTGAGTATCCGAGACTGTCGCAGACCTATTCAGAATCAACTCCATCTGCCGCCGACATTTATCGCATCAGCGAACAAACGTGCTTGGCCGTGCAGCACTGTCACGAACGCGGCGTGTTTCATGCTGACCTGAAACCCGACAACATTCTCGCCAGCCGGGAAGGCCATTTCAAACTCATCGACTTTGGGCTGTCGCACGTTCTGCAAGGCCTGCTGTCGGGCACGAGCAAGCGCTGTGACTACTCAGGAACCTTCGAATACATGCCACCGGAGAAGGCCGCGCGACGTGAGGCAATCGACCTCAAGTCCGCTGACCTCTTCGGCATCGGCGGCATCATGTTGTGGCTTCTGACCCAAGAAGCTCCATTTGCTGGTCACCGCTTGCCCGGTGATCGCGATGAGAATGCCCGTCGTCGCGCAATTGAGGGGGGCCTGCACTCCGACGTCGTTGACTTGGCACGGAAGCGACTCCCAGGACTGGCGGACCTGACACTTCGCCTTTTGGCGAAAGATCCAGCTGGCAGGCCCGCGACACTCAGCGAAGTGCTTGGCGAACTGCACAGTCTCCGCGAGCGGGAGTGTCCGCAGCCCCGTGGTCCGGCCGGGCCGACACTGCCCGCGACCGTATCGCGTGTTGACGCCCCCGCCTCAGGAGCGGCCGAGACACGGTTTCGACGCCTTCAGCTGCAGACGTTCCGGTTCACCTTGTCGATCGCGACGGAGGATTGGAACCAGATCTACCGTCCTATCGACGAGGAACGGCGGCCACTTCGGCGCGTTTCCCATGTGACCAAAGCACTGAAGCAAGGCACGCCACTGATCGCACTCGAAATGGGCGCCGTTGTGCTACGCGCACCGATCGACTGTACGTTTGCGGCCCGGGACCAGATGGAAGAGCAAAGTTTTGTGATCCTGGGGATTGCCGACAGCTCCGTCCCGTCAGAGATTAAGCAGATGATCGAGCATCCCGAGATCTGCAGCCGGATGGATTTCAAAGTCACGCTCGATCAATGGATTTCCGAACTGGAATCGACCGTTGAGCAACAGCTCACGGAACTCAGCGCGCGACATGACACTTCACTAAGAAAGTACGCGGCGAAGGCGGCCCGGCGGCGGGCGAAGTTCTACCATCTGCAGTGGTTTCAACGATCTCGAGGCACACTGAGAGTCGTATCCACCGCAATTCTCACGTTCGTCGTCTTTATATGGTTGGGGCTCCAGGTGGACATCGTCGATGATCCCGAGCAACGCAGAGACGTGTGGCAAGAGCTGAGCGTCGCAGTCATGGCCACGCTGATGCTCGCCGCTGGTCTGATCTACATCGGTCTTGGACAGTTGTTCCAGCTCTATGACGATTCGCGAACATATTGGCCACCGCGAGATCACCCATTTCATCGGAAAGAAAGCGTGGATCGAAGACCTAAGTGA
- a CDS encoding RNA polymerase sigma factor has product MTTHHVGHKLIPSRGSSFNPLMRMGMPGDLDFVSDDDWERFQRDMLRIAAPGHFIANVPASPNDTVQSAIATFLRRRRIGEKRDASANTPEAVRLVLLYRVWCKVREHRRRRTYVTNKPKKFDDLDPTGQLEDSVPGADFSAAEMEIFLKEALQQVARLPEQHQAVVRLCLDGHNSREIATKLGLSLGDVNAILARITIELSDDSAA; this is encoded by the coding sequence TTGACCACCCATCACGTCGGCCATAAACTCATTCCTTCTCGCGGCTCTTCTTTCAATCCGCTAATGAGGATGGGCATGCCAGGCGACCTTGACTTCGTTTCGGACGACGATTGGGAGCGATTTCAACGCGACATGTTGCGGATTGCGGCTCCAGGACATTTCATCGCAAATGTCCCGGCATCACCCAACGACACAGTGCAAAGCGCGATTGCCACCTTCTTAAGGCGTCGCCGAATTGGCGAGAAACGGGATGCCAGCGCAAATACTCCCGAAGCAGTTCGCCTCGTCCTCCTCTACCGAGTGTGGTGCAAGGTCCGAGAACACCGGCGTCGGCGGACTTACGTAACGAACAAGCCCAAGAAGTTCGATGACCTCGATCCCACCGGTCAGCTCGAAGACTCAGTTCCCGGCGCTGACTTCTCCGCCGCGGAGATGGAGATCTTCTTGAAGGAGGCTCTGCAGCAGGTCGCCCGCCTGCCCGAACAGCATCAAGCGGTGGTCCGACTTTGTTTGGATGGCCATAACTCGCGAGAGATCGCGACCAAGCTTGGTCTCTCGCTAGGCGACGTCAATGCGATCCTGGCTCGGATTACCATCGAACTGTCCGACGACTCCGCCGCCTAG